A genomic stretch from Antarcticibacterium flavum includes:
- a CDS encoding nucleoside-diphosphate kinase — translation MATNRTFTMLKPDAVEKGHIGAILEQINASGFRIVAMKLTQMTKNDAETFYAVHKERPFFGELVEFMTRGPIVAAILEKENAVEDFRTLIGATNPEEAAEGTIRKKYASSVGENAVHGSDSDENAEIESSFHFAGREMF, via the coding sequence ATGGCTACAAATAGAACATTTACAATGCTTAAACCCGATGCGGTTGAAAAAGGACATATAGGTGCGATCCTTGAACAAATTAATGCGTCCGGTTTTAGGATTGTTGCAATGAAATTGACCCAAATGACAAAGAACGATGCTGAGACTTTTTACGCAGTACACAAAGAGCGTCCTTTCTTTGGAGAATTGGTGGAGTTTATGACACGTGGGCCAATTGTCGCGGCTATATTGGAAAAAGAGAATGCTGTGGAAGATTTCAGGACTTTAATTGGGGCCACAAACCCTGAGGAAGCTGCTGAAGGTACTATACGTAAGAAATATGCATCCTCAGTTGGTGAAAATGCAGTTCACGGTAGTGACAGTGATGAGAATGCAGAGATTGAATCTTCTTTCCATTTTGCCGGTAGAGAAATGTTCTAA
- a CDS encoding DUF721 domain-containing protein, translating to MMKRNNENITIGDALKDFVSKNKLQTGLDKINVRDVWNQQMGPAIEKYTTAIKLEGSTLFVQLSSSVLREELGYGKEKIIRNLNEALGKDLISKLVLR from the coding sequence ATTATGAAGCGGAATAACGAAAATATCACGATTGGCGATGCCCTCAAGGATTTTGTGTCTAAGAACAAATTACAAACCGGATTGGACAAAATCAATGTGCGGGATGTATGGAACCAACAAATGGGGCCTGCCATAGAAAAGTATACCACAGCCATAAAGCTGGAGGGTTCCACCCTTTTTGTACAGCTAAGCTCCTCGGTTCTTAGAGAAGAGCTGGGTTACGGAAAGGAAAAAATAATAAGGAACCTCAATGAAGCATTAGGAAAGGACCTCATCTCAAAACTGGTATTGCGATAG
- the recF gene encoding DNA replication/repair protein RecF (All proteins in this family for which functions are known are DNA-binding proteins that assist the filamentation of RecA onto DNA for the initiation of recombination or recombinational repair.) produces MFLKSLSLVNYKNFDSASFDFDPKINCLVGNNGVGKTNVLDSIYHLSFGKSYFNPVTIQNINHDADFFVVEGNLEKNERDEHILVSAKRGNKKVIKRNNKPYEKFSEHIGFIPVVMISPGDRDLILEGSETRRKFIDGVISQSDQVYLNTLLQYNKVVAQRNALLKFFAANSKFDRDTLEIYNEQMAEFGDLLFQRRKQFLNDFIPIFNIRYAEITNQKEQVSIEYKSRLFEKPVLELLEENLQKDMALQYTSVGTHKDDLSFEIAGHPIKKFGSQGQQKSFLIALKLAQFDFIKNINKANPILLLDDIFDKLDEQRVAHIVALVAQNELGQIFISDTHADRTEKVVRESNQTYKIFKL; encoded by the coding sequence ATGTTTTTAAAATCTCTTTCCCTGGTCAATTACAAGAATTTTGATTCTGCTTCCTTTGATTTTGATCCAAAAATTAACTGCCTGGTAGGCAATAATGGAGTAGGTAAAACCAATGTACTGGACAGCATCTATCATTTGTCCTTTGGGAAAAGTTATTTTAACCCCGTCACCATCCAAAACATAAACCACGATGCCGATTTTTTCGTCGTGGAGGGTAACCTGGAAAAGAATGAGAGAGATGAACATATCCTTGTAAGCGCTAAACGGGGAAATAAAAAGGTAATAAAGCGGAATAATAAGCCGTATGAGAAATTTAGTGAACATATAGGCTTTATACCTGTTGTGATGATCTCGCCGGGAGACCGGGACCTTATCCTTGAAGGCAGCGAGACCCGGCGCAAGTTCATAGACGGTGTAATCTCCCAAAGTGACCAGGTATATTTGAACACGCTGCTGCAATACAATAAAGTAGTGGCACAGCGAAACGCTTTATTAAAGTTCTTTGCTGCAAATTCCAAATTTGATCGCGATACCCTGGAGATCTACAATGAGCAGATGGCAGAATTTGGTGACCTGCTCTTCCAAAGAAGAAAGCAGTTCCTAAATGATTTCATACCCATATTCAACATTCGTTATGCTGAAATTACTAACCAAAAGGAGCAGGTAAGTATTGAATATAAGAGTAGGTTATTTGAGAAACCTGTCCTGGAGCTTCTCGAAGAGAACCTTCAAAAAGACATGGCATTACAATATACTAGTGTAGGTACCCACAAAGATGACCTTAGCTTTGAAATTGCAGGCCATCCCATTAAAAAATTTGGTTCCCAGGGCCAGCAGAAATCTTTCCTTATCGCATTAAAACTGGCTCAGTTTGATTTCATTAAAAACATCAATAAAGCCAATCCTATCCTGTTACTGGATGATATCTTTGATAAGCTGGATGAGCAAAGGGTAGCTCATATTGTTGCCCTGGTTGCTCAAAATGAGTTGGGACAAATATTCATAAGCGATACGCATGCAGACAGAACAGAAAAGGTTGTGAGGGAAAGCAACCAAACGTATAAGATATTCAAACTTTAA
- a CDS encoding tetratricopeptide repeat protein, with product MATYKKKGHKPVNKEQQTKKVEEESTTAEVFNTLDEGANKTEAWVAKNQKYIYVIVGLAAVVILGYLGYQRFIQEPKEREAANEMFQAQQYFDNALASSGAQSDSLYNMALTGGEGKFGFLDIIEDYSSTNAGNLANYYAGFAYLHTNRYREAIEYLEDFKSNDEILAPLATAGIGDAFLQLDQPEEALNYYDKAASMRSNSFSTPKALLKAAITAIQLGKGEQAAKYLTRIQDEYGDTPEAEQVPVYLGRAQAMK from the coding sequence ATGGCAACTTACAAGAAAAAAGGGCATAAACCAGTCAATAAAGAACAGCAAACAAAAAAGGTAGAGGAAGAATCTACAACGGCAGAAGTATTCAACACTCTTGATGAGGGTGCAAACAAGACGGAAGCCTGGGTTGCAAAAAATCAAAAGTACATTTATGTGATCGTTGGTCTGGCTGCTGTGGTAATCCTTGGTTATTTGGGATACCAGCGCTTCATACAGGAGCCAAAGGAGCGGGAAGCTGCCAATGAAATGTTTCAGGCTCAGCAGTATTTTGACAATGCCCTGGCAAGTTCAGGCGCACAAAGTGATTCTTTATACAACATGGCCCTAACCGGTGGTGAGGGTAAATTTGGTTTCCTTGATATAATAGAGGATTACAGCAGTACTAATGCAGGTAACCTTGCAAATTACTACGCAGGATTTGCTTACCTGCACACCAACAGGTATCGTGAAGCCATAGAATATCTTGAGGACTTTAAAAGTAATGATGAGATCCTGGCTCCTCTGGCGACAGCAGGAATTGGTGATGCTTTCCTTCAATTGGACCAGCCAGAAGAGGCACTTAATTACTATGACAAAGCCGCTTCAATGAGATCTAACAGTTTCTCAACACCCAAAGCCCTTCTTAAAGCTGCTATAACAGCTATACAATTGGGTAAAGGCGAGCAGGCTGCAAAATATTTAACCAGGATACAGGATGAATATGGAGATACTCCAGAGGCTGAACAGGTTCCTGTTTATTTAGGTCGTGCGCAGGCAATGAAATAA
- the ribH gene encoding 6,7-dimethyl-8-ribityllumazine synthase, whose translation MATEGKNLSEYDKNSIPDATEFRFGIVVSEWNDNITEGLYQGAIKVLEENGVLSRKIVRWNVPGSFELIYGCKKMLESYDMLDAVIAIGSVIEGETKHFDFVCQGVSQGIKDLNVQYDIPVIFCVLTDQNMQQAIDRSGGKHGNKGAEAAVAAIKMAQLRKDARF comes from the coding sequence ATGGCTACAGAAGGAAAAAATCTTTCAGAATACGATAAAAATTCGATCCCGGACGCAACAGAGTTTCGTTTCGGGATCGTTGTTTCTGAGTGGAACGATAATATAACCGAAGGCCTTTACCAGGGAGCTATAAAAGTTCTTGAAGAAAACGGGGTGCTAAGCAGGAAGATCGTTCGCTGGAATGTTCCCGGGAGTTTTGAATTGATCTACGGGTGTAAGAAGATGCTGGAAAGTTATGATATGCTTGATGCCGTGATCGCGATTGGCAGTGTGATCGAGGGAGAAACCAAACACTTTGATTTCGTTTGCCAGGGTGTTTCCCAGGGTATAAAAGATCTTAACGTACAATATGATATCCCTGTTATTTTTTGTGTGCTTACAGATCAAAATATGCAGCAGGCCATAGACCGCAGCGGTGGAAAACACGGGAATAAGGGGGCAGAGGCTGCTGTTGCAGCTATTAAAATGGCCCAGCTTCGCAAAGACGCCCGCTTCTAG
- the mutL gene encoding DNA mismatch repair endonuclease MutL yields the protein MSDVIHLLPDHVANQIAAGEVVQRPASVVKELLENSIDAGAQNIQLYIKEAGKILIKVVDDGVGMSITDARLSFERHATSKITSAEDLFRLNTKGFRGEALASIAAIAHVELKTRRETEEVGTCIKIEGSHITSQEPSSTAKGTSISVKNLFYNIPARRNFLKSDTVEMRHIIDEFQRVALAHPKIAFSLIHNASELFQLPGSNYRQRITNILGGKTNEKLVPVNEETEIIKISGFVGKPEFAKRTRGEQFFFVNDRYIKSPYLNHAVTAAFEGLLKDKAYPSYFLYLTVDPGSIDINIHPTKTEIKFDDDHALYAILRSSIKHSLGQFNVAPVLDFERDPNLDTPYDYENRAASNPKVEVDRNFNPFKQESGSRNFSSGFKKESGNWESLYTGLEGGNTETDVDIRQIEFESEEVTGNLFQAGRTEEVQNTTFQLNKRFIISTLKNGMLVIDQHRAHTRILYEELLKSITVSAAVSQQLLFPLILQFSQNEIALLKGIKDSLEQTGFIFSEIKSDSVEITGIPTTISESEVEMLLEQLLADFENEVPENNFSQTDLLAKSLAKSMAVKSGNLLNTTEQQHIVNGLFACKEPTLTPSNKPVFITLPVEELEKKFM from the coding sequence ATGAGTGATGTTATTCATTTGCTGCCAGATCATGTGGCCAACCAGATCGCTGCCGGTGAAGTCGTACAGCGGCCGGCATCTGTAGTCAAGGAACTCCTTGAAAATTCCATTGATGCCGGGGCGCAGAATATCCAGTTATATATTAAGGAAGCGGGTAAGATCCTTATCAAGGTGGTAGATGACGGTGTAGGGATGAGCATAACAGATGCCCGCCTTAGTTTTGAAAGACACGCTACCTCCAAGATCACCTCGGCCGAAGACCTTTTTAGGTTAAATACCAAAGGTTTTAGGGGAGAGGCACTGGCCTCAATTGCGGCGATTGCACATGTGGAATTAAAGACCAGGAGGGAAACCGAAGAGGTTGGCACCTGTATAAAAATAGAGGGCAGCCATATTACCTCCCAGGAACCTTCTTCAACAGCAAAGGGAACGAGTATTTCAGTGAAAAATTTGTTCTACAATATTCCCGCCAGGAGGAATTTTTTGAAATCTGATACCGTAGAAATGCGGCATATCATAGATGAATTTCAGCGAGTGGCCCTGGCTCATCCCAAAATAGCCTTTTCACTTATCCATAATGCCAGTGAGCTTTTCCAGCTGCCGGGTTCCAATTACAGGCAAAGGATCACCAATATCCTTGGAGGAAAAACCAATGAAAAGCTGGTACCGGTGAATGAGGAGACAGAGATCATAAAAATCTCCGGCTTTGTTGGAAAACCTGAATTTGCCAAACGAACAAGAGGAGAACAATTCTTTTTTGTGAACGACAGGTACATTAAAAGTCCCTACCTTAATCATGCTGTTACTGCGGCTTTTGAGGGATTATTAAAAGATAAGGCATATCCCAGCTATTTTCTCTACCTTACTGTAGATCCCGGGAGCATTGATATCAACATACACCCCACGAAAACCGAAATTAAATTCGATGATGACCACGCTTTATATGCTATATTGCGAAGTTCCATCAAGCACAGCTTAGGCCAATTCAACGTGGCACCTGTCCTGGATTTTGAGAGGGATCCAAACCTGGATACGCCTTACGATTATGAAAACAGGGCAGCATCTAACCCGAAGGTGGAAGTAGACAGGAATTTCAATCCATTTAAACAGGAGAGTGGCAGCAGGAATTTTAGTTCAGGATTCAAAAAGGAAAGTGGCAACTGGGAAAGCCTGTATACCGGCCTGGAAGGTGGAAATACTGAGACAGATGTAGATATAAGGCAAATTGAATTTGAGAGTGAGGAAGTTACAGGGAATCTCTTTCAGGCAGGTAGAACGGAAGAGGTGCAAAACACCACTTTTCAGCTAAACAAGAGGTTTATCATTAGCACCCTCAAAAACGGAATGCTGGTAATTGATCAACACAGGGCCCATACGAGAATCCTGTACGAGGAATTGTTGAAGAGCATTACCGTATCTGCAGCAGTGAGCCAACAATTGCTGTTTCCGCTTATACTTCAGTTTAGTCAGAATGAAATAGCACTTTTAAAAGGCATCAAGGATTCCCTGGAACAAACAGGATTTATTTTTTCTGAAATTAAATCAGATTCCGTAGAGATCACTGGAATTCCCACGACTATATCTGAAAGTGAAGTGGAAATGCTCCTGGAGCAGCTCCTTGCCGATTTTGAGAATGAGGTACCGGAAAATAATTTTTCACAAACCGACCTGCTGGCAAAATCCCTTGCCAAAAGTATGGCTGTGAAAAGCGGGAACCTTTTAAATACCACAGAACAACAACATATTGTAAATGGGTTATTTGCTTGTAAAGAGCCCACATTAACACCCTCCAATAAGCCGGTTTTTATTACCTTGCCGGTAGAGGAACTGGAGAAAAAATTTATGTAA
- a CDS encoding rhomboid family intramembrane serine protease, which yields MGRMTETVKVLLIINVIFFIGTLTVGEYTYKLFSLWFFQNDNFGIWQVITHMFMHGSFMHILFNMYALWAFGSPIEQMLGQKKFLFFYFSCGIGAALIHSLVNYFHVQSGFNELLAAGMTPGNIYQMLETGQYNTAILQDVTRETLEGMYVAFNTPAVGASGAIYGILVAFGMLFPNVELFLLFVPVPIKAKIFIPVLIGIDLFSGFTGYSLFGGGIAHFAHVGGALFGFIMMWYWKKNQFNQNRWY from the coding sequence ATGGGAAGAATGACAGAGACCGTAAAGGTGCTTTTAATAATTAATGTTATATTTTTTATAGGAACCCTTACGGTAGGTGAATACACCTACAAATTATTCTCCCTTTGGTTTTTCCAGAATGATAATTTTGGGATTTGGCAGGTTATCACCCATATGTTCATGCACGGCAGCTTTATGCATATCTTATTCAATATGTATGCGCTATGGGCTTTTGGAAGCCCAATTGAGCAAATGCTGGGACAAAAGAAATTCCTGTTCTTTTATTTCTCCTGCGGGATTGGTGCGGCACTTATACACAGCCTGGTGAATTATTTTCATGTTCAGTCTGGCTTTAATGAATTGCTCGCGGCAGGGATGACTCCCGGGAATATATATCAAATGCTGGAGACTGGCCAATATAATACCGCAATCCTCCAGGATGTAACCAGGGAAACTTTGGAAGGGATGTATGTGGCCTTTAATACTCCTGCAGTTGGGGCATCTGGAGCCATATACGGGATACTCGTGGCATTTGGGATGTTGTTTCCAAATGTGGAGCTATTCCTTTTATTTGTACCTGTACCAATAAAAGCTAAGATATTTATTCCAGTATTAATTGGAATTGACTTATTTTCGGGGTTTACAGGATACTCATTATTTGGAGGGGGAATTGCTCATTTTGCACACGTGGGAGGAGCCCTGTTTGGTTTTATTATGATGTGGTACTGGAAGAAGAATCAATTTAATCAAAACCGCTGGTATTGA
- a CDS encoding rhomboid family intramembrane serine protease has translation MGTADKFRYKLQTATVVEKLIAINVICFILFFLARTIAFLFQWPADFLLEWFVFPKEPGEYIFKPWSIITYSFLHSGIWHILSNMLILYYAGIYFLQYFSPRKLLNFYFMGVIIGALVYMLSYNLFPAFAATGRSYLVGASAGVMAVLVGIATHVPNLRIRLLFLGSIKFWYIAAFLVLLDIIQIPISNSGGHLAHLGGALFGYVYASQLKKGNDIAGGFEKVIAGFLSYFESGRKTKSRMRTVYRKPSKASSTSTTTTSTKISKTEKQEKIDAILDKISKSGYDSLTKQEKDFLFQAGKDN, from the coding sequence ATGGGAACAGCAGATAAATTCAGGTATAAATTGCAAACAGCAACAGTGGTCGAGAAACTTATCGCCATTAATGTCATTTGCTTTATCCTGTTTTTTCTTGCCAGGACCATTGCCTTCCTTTTTCAATGGCCAGCAGATTTCCTTTTAGAATGGTTCGTTTTTCCCAAGGAACCGGGAGAATATATCTTTAAACCCTGGTCCATCATTACCTATTCCTTTCTGCATTCAGGAATATGGCATATTTTGTCGAATATGCTAATTCTTTACTATGCCGGGATCTATTTTCTACAATATTTTTCGCCCAGGAAGCTACTAAATTTCTATTTTATGGGGGTTATAATTGGAGCCCTTGTTTATATGCTTAGTTATAATCTCTTTCCGGCTTTTGCAGCAACAGGGAGATCATATTTAGTTGGAGCCTCTGCCGGGGTGATGGCAGTTCTTGTAGGTATTGCGACCCACGTCCCTAACCTAAGAATAAGATTATTGTTCCTGGGGAGTATCAAATTCTGGTATATAGCAGCTTTTCTTGTTCTGCTGGATATTATCCAAATTCCCATTAGCAACTCCGGGGGACATCTTGCCCATTTGGGAGGAGCCCTTTTTGGTTATGTATATGCAAGCCAGCTCAAAAAAGGTAATGACATTGCAGGTGGTTTTGAAAAAGTAATTGCAGGATTCCTGTCTTATTTTGAGAGCGGAAGAAAAACCAAATCCAGGATGAGGACTGTCTATAGAAAACCTTCCAAAGCCAGTAGTACTTCAACTACCACGACCTCCACAAAAATAAGTAAAACAGAGAAGCAGGAAAAAATTGATGCTATTCTGGATAAAATAAGTAAAAGCGGTTATGACAGTTTAACCAAACAGGAAAAGGACTTTTTATTCCAGGCGGGAAAAGATAACTAA
- a CDS encoding endonuclease/exonuclease/phosphatase family protein — protein MKGLKLLDKLLFIFNSLLAFALLLAYLLPHIPPKSFPFISVLSLGVPLLILGNLIFLLFWAVRLKRQFLLPLFVLILGYNHILSWIQFSGTGENSDEDLKVMSYNVRMFNAYKWVDDDDIPQKITSFIQEKDPDVLVTQEHYVGVAGLRKIYPYSFIKLKENGSEFGSAIFSKYPIVNEHSLDFPQRGNNNAIYVDIVKNEDTLRVYNVHFQSLNIKPEIHELQNEDSKKLVGRIGSGFKEQQIQAEILLHDINDSPYKNIILGDFNNTAFSYIYRTIKGEKYQDAFRESGSGFSQTFNINYFPLRIDFLLIDREIKVNTYEVFRIKYSDHFPIMASIAW, from the coding sequence ATGAAAGGTTTGAAGTTACTGGATAAGCTGCTTTTTATTTTTAATTCCCTCCTGGCGTTTGCCTTACTACTGGCTTATTTGCTGCCGCATATTCCACCAAAGAGCTTTCCGTTCATCTCTGTATTAAGCCTGGGGGTGCCCTTGCTTATATTGGGAAATCTTATTTTTCTGCTCTTTTGGGCGGTGCGATTAAAAAGACAATTTCTATTACCGCTGTTTGTTCTCATTTTAGGCTATAACCATATTCTGTCCTGGATCCAATTTTCTGGCACCGGTGAAAATAGTGACGAGGACCTGAAGGTCATGAGTTACAACGTACGTATGTTCAATGCATATAAGTGGGTGGATGATGATGATATCCCCCAGAAGATCACATCCTTTATACAGGAAAAGGATCCCGATGTGCTTGTTACCCAGGAGCATTATGTGGGAGTGGCGGGATTGCGAAAGATCTACCCCTACAGCTTTATTAAACTCAAGGAAAATGGATCTGAATTTGGATCGGCCATATTTTCCAAATATCCTATAGTAAATGAGCATTCACTGGATTTTCCACAGCGGGGGAATAACAATGCTATCTACGTGGACATTGTGAAGAACGAAGATACTTTAAGGGTGTACAATGTACATTTTCAGTCCTTGAATATTAAACCCGAGATACATGAATTACAAAATGAGGATTCAAAGAAACTCGTGGGAAGAATAGGTAGTGGCTTTAAGGAACAACAAATCCAGGCAGAAATCCTTTTGCACGATATCAATGATTCCCCATACAAAAATATCATCCTGGGAGATTTCAATAACACAGCGTTCTCTTATATATACAGGACGATCAAGGGCGAGAAATACCAGGATGCGTTCCGGGAGTCGGGCAGCGGTTTCAGCCAGACCTTTAATATAAATTATTTTCCTCTCAGGATAGATTTTCTTCTTATAGACCGCGAGATCAAAGTGAATACCTATGAAGTATTCCGCATAAAATATTCAGATCATTTTCCTATTATGGCAAGTATTGCCTGGTAG
- a CDS encoding WbqC family protein, which translates to MHETLLHLPYFGPVTHFKELVKARLVWFENDDNYQKQTYRNRMYVYGANGRLLLNIPIKHLHSPGIKQHQKYRDVKIENDFDWQKQHWKSLKSAYQTSPFFEFYEDDLAPLYHEKAEFLMDFNYRCFEKVLECLQLEVNYKKTEEFIKEPVGINDRRDLINAKRDREIEPYPQVFQDKEGFLHNLSILDLMFNEGPNAINYLKQL; encoded by the coding sequence ATGCACGAAACCCTGTTACACCTTCCCTATTTTGGACCTGTCACTCATTTTAAAGAGCTGGTAAAAGCCCGTCTTGTCTGGTTTGAAAATGATGATAATTATCAAAAGCAAACCTATCGTAACAGGATGTATGTTTACGGGGCAAATGGCAGGCTTCTGCTTAATATTCCTATAAAACACCTTCATTCCCCCGGGATAAAACAACATCAAAAATACAGGGACGTAAAGATCGAAAATGATTTTGACTGGCAAAAACAGCACTGGAAATCGTTGAAATCGGCTTACCAAACCTCCCCTTTCTTTGAATTCTACGAAGATGATCTCGCCCCCCTTTATCACGAGAAAGCCGAATTCCTAATGGATTTCAATTACCGCTGTTTTGAGAAGGTCCTGGAGTGCCTGCAACTGGAAGTCAATTATAAGAAGACGGAAGAATTCATTAAAGAACCTGTAGGAATAAATGACAGGCGTGACCTCATTAACGCAAAAAGGGACCGGGAGATTGAGCCTTACCCACAGGTTTTCCAGGATAAAGAAGGCTTTTTGCACAACCTGAGCATTTTAGACCTCATGTTCAATGAAGGGCCTAATGCAATAAATTACCTGAAGCAGCTATAG
- the lepB gene encoding signal peptidase I, whose product MTITQWLLFFLIIQVIHFLGTWRLYKKAGRSAWEAAVPVYNAVILMKIINRPWWWVILLFIPIVNLIMIPVVWVETIRSFGRNSGMETFLVIATLGLYIFYVNYVLDVKYIEDRSLKPRTAAGEWVSSILFAVIAATLVHTYLIQPFTIPTSSLEKTLLVGDFLFVSKFHYGARTPMTAVAFPMVHDTIPGLGVKSYLERPQIPYFRLPGFQDIERTDIVVFNWPVDTMLNMYHTDRHYYKPIDKKTNYVKRAVGIPGDSLRIINGRIHINSQPLQLPDRAKPQFSYEGTTKGQPFNPQYLYERYDITDPYGYNSANNTFRIHLTEESFQKFRNHPNVESIRRVIDSSGTGFGDIFPQKGDNSWNVDNLGPIFIPKKGVTTPLTAENFHTYKRLIEVYEGSEMDINNKLGINGTQVTLNGQPVDSYTFKQDYYYMMGDNRHNSLDSRYFGFVPETHIVGKPVFIWLSIDGNAGGFDKIRWERMFTTVGGSGDPVSYLPYFLIIVLIIVAFNFFKKRRDS is encoded by the coding sequence ATGACAATAACCCAATGGCTCCTTTTTTTCCTAATAATACAGGTTATACATTTTTTAGGTACCTGGAGATTATATAAAAAAGCCGGCCGCAGTGCCTGGGAGGCAGCAGTTCCCGTTTATAACGCGGTGATCCTGATGAAGATCATTAACCGGCCCTGGTGGTGGGTGATCCTGCTGTTCATTCCCATTGTGAACCTCATAATGATCCCGGTAGTTTGGGTAGAGACCATTAGAAGTTTTGGAAGGAACAGCGGGATGGAGACCTTTTTGGTAATTGCCACTCTTGGACTCTATATCTTCTATGTAAACTATGTTCTGGATGTAAAATATATAGAAGACAGGAGTTTAAAGCCGCGAACAGCGGCAGGAGAATGGGTTAGTTCCATACTTTTTGCGGTAATTGCCGCCACGCTGGTACATACATACCTCATTCAGCCTTTTACAATTCCCACCTCTTCCCTGGAGAAAACGCTGTTGGTAGGAGATTTCCTTTTTGTAAGTAAATTCCATTACGGCGCAAGAACCCCTATGACGGCCGTTGCATTCCCAATGGTTCATGATACGATTCCCGGACTTGGCGTAAAATCATATTTAGAAAGACCACAGATACCTTATTTTCGTCTCCCCGGTTTTCAGGACATTGAGCGAACAGATATAGTAGTTTTCAACTGGCCCGTGGATACGATGCTGAATATGTATCATACAGACAGGCATTATTACAAACCAATTGATAAAAAGACCAACTACGTGAAACGTGCCGTTGGAATCCCGGGGGATTCCCTCAGGATAATAAACGGAAGGATACATATTAATTCCCAGCCATTGCAACTGCCTGACAGGGCCAAGCCTCAGTTCTCATATGAGGGTACTACAAAGGGCCAGCCTTTCAACCCACAGTACCTCTATGAGCGGTATGATATTACTGATCCTTATGGGTATAATTCGGCAAACAACACCTTCAGGATACATTTAACTGAAGAGTCCTTTCAAAAATTCAGGAACCATCCAAATGTAGAATCGATAAGGCGAGTGATCGATTCTTCGGGTACCGGCTTTGGAGATATTTTTCCGCAGAAGGGAGATAACTCCTGGAACGTGGATAACCTGGGTCCTATATTCATTCCGAAGAAAGGGGTAACCACACCGCTTACCGCAGAGAATTTTCATACCTACAAACGTCTTATCGAGGTATATGAAGGATCGGAGATGGATATCAACAATAAACTTGGAATCAACGGCACCCAGGTGACCCTAAACGGGCAGCCTGTGGACTCTTATACCTTTAAGCAGGATTATTACTATATGATGGGAGATAATCGACATAACAGTCTTGACAGCCGTTATTTTGGTTTTGTTCCTGAAACTCATATCGTAGGAAAACCTGTATTCATTTGGTTAAGCATTGACGGGAATGCCGGTGGCTTTGATAAAATTCGATGGGAACGTATGTTCACAACTGTGGGCGGCAGTGGTGATCCAGTTTCTTATTTACCATATTTTCTTATCATCGTCCTTATCATAGTAGCTTTTAACTTCTTTAAGAAGCGCCGGGACTCTTAA